The Oryzias latipes chromosome 8, ASM223467v1 genomic interval GAAAAGACACCAACCAGTTTTTACCAACAGTAAAAACTGACGTTTGCGTTCAGAAAACAAATGATGTTTATATTAATATCCAgaagtgaaaaacatgaaatgtataaaaaaatattaaaaagatctagaatgtaaaataataatcatTATTATTACTGAGTAAACTAAAGAACCATCAGCCTGACTTCACTCAGGATTACGTAATATCTGGTGCAGCAGAACCCACAGCCTGATTCTCATCCAGAACCGGCCCAAATGATGTCCATCCACCTAAAGCAACATTTACCCGCAAAGTCAGAAAAAAGCCGCCCTAATGAGCGggaaaccccccccccttctgctcGCTAACCTGCTGTTGACTGGAATGTACCATTGCTGCAGAAGGACGGGGGGACCAAAGACTCTACATGATCATTCTATTATGCTAGTTcactatttctttgttttttatgagttATGGGTGTAAAATTCATTATGGAAACTTTTATGAAGCGTTTAGCTTGGGGCCCCTAGAGTGTTGGGGCCCCGAGTCTGAGGGTAACTCCGCCCCTGGCTGGTTCTAACCTTCATGAGGCCAGAGGCCCCCGGGCCCCCCCATATAGCATCTGTTCTGCAGTCAGACCCTGATCTGCTGAGACCCAAACCCggttctcctccttcagctcaGTGGACCCGCAGGCGGACAGGCGGCTCACCTGCTGTAGGCGTAGTACAGGTACGGGAAGAGCAGCACGCGGCAGCAGAAGAAGGACAGCAGCATGAAGACGCCGTTGGCCCTGTGCAGCAGCGTCCGCTGCTTCCTGTACTGAAGACACAAACACCTTCAGCTgctgctgaggaagaggaggagcaccTGAACACatcggccaatcagatcaaagCTCCAGGAAACCTTCAGCTTCACCAGAAAGACTGAAGCTTCTGGTTCTGATCCGATCACCTGATGCAGATTCTTCTCCAGAACAAAAGCCCGTCAGCTTCTCAGCTTAACATTTTAGCCTGGACTCAGACGTGCACGCTCATCAGCCGGTCACGTGCACGCACATTAGCAAGTCACGTGCACATTCATCAGCCGGTCACGTGCACGCACATTAGCAGGTCACGTGCACGCTCATCAGACAGTCACGTGCACGCTCATCAGACAGTCACGTGCACACTCATCAGCCGGTCACGTGCACGCTCATCAGACAGTCACGGGCACGCTCATCAGAAAGTCACGTGTACACTCATCAGTCACGTGCACACTAATCAGCCGGTCACGTGCACGCACATTAGCAGGTCACGTGCACGCTCATCAGACAGTCACGTGCACACTCATCAGCCGGTCACGTGCACGCTCATCAGACAGTCACAGGCACGCTCATCAGACAGTCACATGCACGCTCAACAGACGGTCACGTGTACACTCATCAGACAGTCACGTGCACACTAATCAGCCGGTCACGTGCACGCACATTAGCAGGTCACGTGCACGCTCATCAGGCAGTCACGTGCACACTCATCAGCCGGTCACGTGCACGCTCATCAGACAGTCACGTGCACGCTCATCAGACAGTCACGTACACACTCATCAGGCGGTCACGTGCACGCACATTAGCAGGTCACGTGCACATTCATCAGCCGGTCACGGGCACGCTCATCAGACAGTCACGTGCACGCTCATCAGACAGTCACGTGCACACTCATCAGACAGTCACGTTCACACTCATCAGCCGGTCACGTGCACGCTCATCAGACAGTCACGTGCACTCTCATCAGACGGTCACGTGCAAACTCATCAGACGGTCACGTGCACGCACATTAGCAGGTCACGTGCTCGCTCATCAGCAGGTCACGTGCACGCTCATCAGACAGTCACGTGCACACTCATCAGGCGGTCACGTGCACGCACATTAGCAGGTCACGTGCACATTCATCAGCCGGTCACGGGCACGCTCATCAGACAGTCACGTGCACGCTCATCAGACAGTCACGTTCACACTCATCAGCCGGTCACGTGCACGCTCATCAGACGGTCACGTGCACGCACATTAGCAGGTCACGTGCACGCTCATCAGACAGTCACGTGCACACTCATCAGGCGGTCACGTGCACGCACATTAGCAGGTCACGTGCACATTCATCAGCCGGTCACGGGCACGCTCATCAGACAGTCACGTGCACGCTCATCAGACAGTCACGTGCACACTCATCAGACAGTCACGTTCACACTCATCAGCCGGTCACGTGCACGCTCATCAGACAGTCACGTGCACTCTCATCAGACGGTCACGTGCACATTCATCAGCCGGTCAAGGGCACACTCAACAGACAGTCACGTGCACACTCATCAGACAGTCACGTGCACACTCAACAGACAGTCACGTGCACACTCATCAGCCGGTCACGTGCACGCACATTAGCAGGTCACGTGCTCGCTCATGAGCAGGTCACGTGCACGCTCATCAGACAGTCACGTGCACACTCATCAGGCAGTCACGTGCACGCACATTAGCAGGTCACGTGCACATTCATCAGCCGGTCACGGGCACGCTCATCAGATAGTCACGTGCACACTCATCAGGCAGTCACGTGCACGCACATTAGCAGGTCACGTGCACATTCATCAGCCGGTCACATGCACGCTCATCAGACAGTCACGTGCACTCTCATCAGACGGTCACATGCACACTCATCAGACAGTCACGTGCACTCTCATCAGACGGTCACGTGCACTCTCATCAGACGGTCACGTGCACGCTCATCAGACAGTCACGTGCACGCTCATCGGCTGCTCCAGAACATGAATAGTTATTCCAAAATCTCAGCAGATCACAGACGAGTCCACTTCCTTTTCGAGCACAAAGCTCCAGGAAGTCACATGATGCACAGCAAGTAATCTGATTACTGCACTGGATTACCTGGATCAAGACTTTTCCCAAACAGACAGACGGCGTGCTGAGCTCGGCCAGAAAGAGAACGCCTTGGAAGTAATCACCTTTACCCCGCCGCCacagctgacacacacacacacaacagagacacagagacacacacacagagagacacacacacagaggaggGAGAAAAGGTTTCAGATTACATAACCGGGTCGACAGATGGTCTCATTGCAGAATTTCCAGAATCTGGATTAAACCGTTCAGACAGAAACCGGTGCAGCATCAGGCTGCCTCCAGAACTGGATCTTGCCTGTTTACACTGAGCAGAGATCAACTGCAGGATAATTCAGAACCTTTTAACTTTGCTCATATGGGTTTGGTTCTGGTACTGGCTGCTCTGGTTTCTGGCTCTAGAACCGGTTCTGGACCGGTTCCAGCATCCAGTCAGTGGCTGAACTCCTCCTATGGCGTTGTCATGGTTACCAGGGATGCGGGGAAGCAGAAGGCCACCATGAAGACGTGATGCAGAACCATCAGGATCTCCCGGCGGAGGTAACCCGGCAGCGCGGCCCGCATGGAGAGACCGCCGCGCCCCGCCTCCtcgtgacctttgacctgcatTTTGTGCCAGTAACACACAAACATAGCGTAGATGTCGTACAGGAAGTATGGCGTTGCAAACAGGATGTAGTTGTTGGTCAGCCAGTGTCTGAGGAGCAAACAGAAGGTTTGGATTCATGTTCCTCCGTTTTCTGTCTTCATGCATAAACGAACGTTTCCTCTAAACGGCgggaaaacaaacatttctaataaactggATCAtcactttaatgtttttctgatttctgattctaaTAAAAATCTTGAAACTCTGAAGTCTTTtcggtttttttttcaaacgtttCTGGAGATGAACCGAAAAAACGgctcaaaaagacaaaactccAGTTTCTGCATCTTCAAAG includes:
- the LOC101168462 gene encoding protein FAM57B isoform X2, which gives rise to MLALLAAGSVFFPGLFLVSRRTLQCLLGWSEGDAVIVSSRLVSSLQAIMASSAGCVIASSCRDILEDGHWLTNNYILFATPYFLYDIYAMFVCYWHKMQVKGHEEAGRGGLSMRAALPGYLRREILMVLHHVFMVAFCFPASLLWRRGKGDYFQGVLFLAELSTPSVCLGKVLIQYRKQRTLLHRANGVFMLLSFFCCRVLLFPYLYYAYSRYASIPLHQVPLVAPWQCNLGAALLWPLQLYWFSLICRGALRQMRPRPHTDEAATNQAG